The Actinocorallia herbida DNA window CGGGCCGTCGAGAGTACGCCCGCGCCCTCGCCGTGACCGTCCTCGCCGGACCGCTCATGGCCCTCGCCGTCCTCTTGGACGTGCTGACCCTCCCGCTCGCCCGGCGCGACAGCAACGCCTACCGGGTCCTGGCAAGGAAGAACCTCGGATGAAACGCCTCCTGGCCGTAGCCGTGCTCCTCGCCGCGCTCCTCCCCGTCCCGGCCGCGGCCGCCGAGGCCACCGAGCGGTGGCTCGGCCCGCGGACCGTCGACCTGACGTGGTACTCGCCGAACATCGGAGAGGAGGTCGTCGCGCGGGTGCTCCTGCCGCGCCGCTGGACCCGCGACGCCGCGCGGACCTGGCCCGTCGTCTACGCCTACCAGGGCGGACGCGACGACTACACGTCCTGGACCCGGGAGACCGACCTCGAAGAGCTCGCCGAGCCCTGGGACGTCATCGTCGTCACCCCGACCGGCGGCGGCAACGGCAGCTACACCGACTGGTGGAACGACGGCGCGGGCGGCACCCCGCGCTGGGAGACCTTCCACACCGAGGAGCTCCCGCGCCTGATGCGCGGCTACCGGGCGGGATCCGGCCGCGCCGCCGTCGGCATCTCCTCCGGCGGCTTCGGCGCGATGTCCTACGCCGCGCGCCACCCCGGCCTGTTCCGCTACGCGGCGTCCTTCTCCGGCCCCACCCACCCCACCCTGGGCGGCGCCCCGGCGATCCTGCTCACCGTCAACCTGCTGGGCTTCGGCCCGGACGCCTTCCGCGTCTTCGGCCTGCCCGGCCGGGACGCCGCCAACTGGCGAGCCCACGACCCCTACCTCCAGGCGGCCGCCCTGCGGGGCACCGGCCTGTACGTCGCCAGCGGCACCACGGGCCTGAACGGCCCCTACACGCCCGACGGCGCCCAGTGGCGGCCCACCCAGGTCAGCGAGGTCCTCATCGGCCGGATGAACCGGGCTTTCGTCGAACGTCTGGACGGCCTCGGCATCCCCGTCACGTCCCACATCTACGGCGACGGCTGGCACGCCTGGCCCGAATGGGTCCCCGAGCTCCACGCCGCCTGGCCCCTGATGATGCGGGCCCTCTCCGTGCCCCGCCCGGACTCGCCGTAGCCGCCGCCGGGGCCGTCGGACCCAAGGGGTCCGACGGCCCTGTGCGGCGGTCAGAGGCTGCGGGCGGTGATGTCGCCCTGGGTGGTGGTGGCGTGGATGTCGAGGGTGGTGGTGCCGTCGTTCTTGAGGGTGTTGGTGATGCGGCCGTGGGAGGTGCCGGCGTCGAGGGAGGCCGAGACGCCTGGGGCGGTGGTGATGGTGATGTCGCCGGCCTGGGTGGTGAGGGCGACCTTGCCGGTGGTGGCTTCGGTGATGGTGATGTTCCCGCGCTGGGTGGTGAGGTCGGCGGGGCCGGTGAGGCGGCCGATCTCGATGTGGCCGTCGGTGGCGGTGAGGGTGATGCGGGTGGCTTCGTCGATCTTGATGTGGTGGTAGGCGCCGTCGAAGGCGATGTCGCCGAGCCGGCCGACGGCCCGGAGTTCGGTGGCGGCGGCCTTGCCTTCGGCGCTGGAGCCGGCGGGCAGCTGGACGGTCACCTCGATGGATCCGGGGGCGCCCAGGAGCTGGTTCTTGGCGGCCGGGCCCTCGATCCGCAGGACGCCGTCGGTGTAGGCGACGGTGGTCTGCTCGGCGGCCTTGACGTCACGGGTCTTGGTGGCGTCGGCGGGCAGGACCTCGACCACGGTGTCGGTGCGGTCGGCGGCGATCAGGCGGACTCGCCCGGCGGGGACGTTCAGGACGGCGGTGATCGGGGCGGGGGTGGCGAACTTCTGCATCGTGCTCTCCTGTGCTCTCGTGTCGGTCGTTGTTTCCGACATCGCAAAAGCTACGTTGCGTTCAGGGAACTGGCAACAAGCTTGTTGCGCAAGAATCGAATCACTGCAGGTGGAAGCGTGAATATTGTTGCAATCGATCTGCGGGCTAACGCAACAACAAAAGGCGTCGCGTTGCAATGGTCCGGGTGTGAACGCTATGCTGAGGACCTCGAGAAGACATGAAGGAGGCCGTGATGCCGGGAGGCAGGCTCACCCAGCAGGAACGCCAGCAGATCGCGCTCGGGCTGGCCGACGGCCTCGCCTACGCGGAGATCGCCAGGCGCGTCGACCGTCCGACGTCGACGATCACGCGTGAGGTGATGCGCAACGGCGGCCCCACCGCCTACCGCGCCGACCTGGCCCACCGCGCCACCGAGCGCCGCACCCACCGGAGCAGGCAGGCCGCGCCCAAGGGGCGGGAGGAGGTCCCGCAGGCCCATGGCCGCGACGCCGCGGCGGTGGCCGAGTTCGAGGAGACGCTCATCACGGTCTTCATGGCCTCCGGCCTGCCCAAGATGATGGCCCGGGTGATGGTCTGCCTCTACACCACCGACTCGGGCAGTCTCACCTCGGCCGAACTCGTCAAGCGCCTCCAGGTCAGCCCGGCGTCCATCTCCAAGGCGATCACCTTCCTCGAGGGGCAGGGCCTCGCCCGCCGGGAACGCGACGAGCGCCGTCGCGAGCGTTATGTCATCGACGAGGACGTCTGGTACCAGGCGACGGTCGCCAGCTCCCGGTCGCTCGCCCAGGTCGTCGAGACCTCGCGGCAGGGCGTCGGGGTCCTCGGCCCCGGCACCCCGGCCGCCACCCGGCTGGAGAACATCGCCCGCTTCCTCGACTTCGTCATCGAGAGCATCAACCGCTCCGCGGAGCAGGCCCGCTCGGTCCTGCACGTGAAAGCCGAA harbors:
- a CDS encoding helix-turn-helix domain-containing protein, producing the protein MPGGRLTQQERQQIALGLADGLAYAEIARRVDRPTSTITREVMRNGGPTAYRADLAHRATERRTHRSRQAAPKGREEVPQAHGRDAAAVAEFEETLITVFMASGLPKMMARVMVCLYTTDSGSLTSAELVKRLQVSPASISKAITFLEGQGLARRERDERRRERYVIDEDVWYQATVASSRSLAQVVETSRQGVGVLGPGTPAATRLENIARFLDFVIESINRSAEQARSVLHVKAEPAPDKTGEP
- a CDS encoding DUF4097 family beta strand repeat-containing protein, which translates into the protein MQKFATPAPITAVLNVPAGRVRLIAADRTDTVVEVLPADATKTRDVKAAEQTTVAYTDGVLRIEGPAAKNQLLGAPGSIEVTVQLPAGSSAEGKAAATELRAVGRLGDIAFDGAYHHIKIDEATRITLTATDGHIEIGRLTGPADLTTQRGNITITEATTGKVALTTQAGDITITTAPGVSASLDAGTSHGRITNTLKNDGTTTLDIHATTTQGDITARSL
- a CDS encoding alpha/beta hydrolase, with the translated sequence MKRLLAVAVLLAALLPVPAAAAEATERWLGPRTVDLTWYSPNIGEEVVARVLLPRRWTRDAARTWPVVYAYQGGRDDYTSWTRETDLEELAEPWDVIVVTPTGGGNGSYTDWWNDGAGGTPRWETFHTEELPRLMRGYRAGSGRAAVGISSGGFGAMSYAARHPGLFRYAASFSGPTHPTLGGAPAILLTVNLLGFGPDAFRVFGLPGRDAANWRAHDPYLQAAALRGTGLYVASGTTGLNGPYTPDGAQWRPTQVSEVLIGRMNRAFVERLDGLGIPVTSHIYGDGWHAWPEWVPELHAAWPLMMRALSVPRPDSP